The genomic window ACAGACTACAAGAACGGCCGAAGGTGGTCCATATCGTAAGAAAGAAGTTGCTTTTGGAAGCGAGCCAGCTCGTGAAAGCTTTTCTGATATTTTAGAAGGTGAGATGGGCGAAGTAGCACAATCTGTTCATGCAACAGAAGTTGTTTCGAGCGATAAGCCACCAATCTTAAAATATGAACCAAATCACCCTGATGCAAATGAGCAAGGGTATGTTGCCTATCCAAATATTAATGTAATGGAAGAGATGGCAGACATGATTTCAGCTTCAAGAAGTTATGAAGCGAATATTAACGTAATGAATACGACTAAGAGTATGGCGATGAAAGCGCTTGAAATTGGAAGTGGAAACTAAGAAGTATAAAGGAAAGGGGTTAAACCATGGCGATCAATAATATTACTACAATGAATGACGTCTTTAACTCACATAAAATGCGCGAGTGGACTAGTCCAACTGGTGGCGCGGAAGAATTCAAATTAGAGGGCTTCGATGAGCTATCTAAGGTTACTCCATCTGAGAAGAGTCAGTCTTTTTCTGAACTTTTAGCAAATCAGATCATGGATGTTAACAATTTACAAAAAGAAGCTAACACAGCTATTGAAAAATTAGTAAGTGGTGAAAGTAAGAATATCCACGAAACAATGCTAGCTGTTGAAAGAGCTGAAATTGCTTTTAAGACAATGAACCAAGTTCGTAACAAAGTAATTGATGCTTATAAAGAAGTAATGAGAATGCAAGTCTAGTTAATAACTAGTTGTTAATGATCTCTTAGTTTAGGATGAATTAAGAGTTTCAGGTGTCAGGAGGATACGTGAAAGATTTTTTCGATAAAATGCTTAGAAACTTCAAAGAGTTCTACGGAGAACTTGATGCAGGAAAGAAGATTTCTCTCTTTGCTGTTACTGGGGTTATTCTAGTCTTCCTACTAGGTGTTGTCCTTTGGGCCACTCATACTAACTATAAAGTTCTTTACTCTGATCTTAATAAAGAAGATATGACTAAAGTTGAAGTCTTCTTAAGTCAGAACAATGTTGAGAAGAAGACATCTGCAGATGGTAAAACAATTAGTATCCCTGAAGATATGATTGAAACTGTCCGTCTTAAAATGATGACTTCTGGTTTTTCATTTTCTGGAACAGTAGGGTATGAAGTATTTGATAATCAATCTTTTGGTACAACTTCATTTGTTCAAAAAGTAAATAAGCAAAGAGCACTTGAAGGTGAGCTGATTAAGACGATTAAGCACCTAAGAGGTGTTAAAAGAGCACGTGTTCACTTAAATATTCCTGAATCTTCTCCGTTTGTATCTGAGAAGAAACCACCAACGGCCTCAGTTGTTCTTGAGCTAAACCGTGGTGT from Halobacteriovorax sp. DA5 includes these protein-coding regions:
- the fliE gene encoding flagellar hook-basal body complex protein FliE, with the protein product MAINNITTMNDVFNSHKMREWTSPTGGAEEFKLEGFDELSKVTPSEKSQSFSELLANQIMDVNNLQKEANTAIEKLVSGESKNIHETMLAVERAEIAFKTMNQVRNKVIDAYKEVMRMQV
- the flgC gene encoding flagellar basal body rod protein FlgC encodes the protein MDLLTSLKISSSGVAANKKRMAAISSNIANAQTTRTAEGGPYRKKEVAFGSEPARESFSDILEGEMGEVAQSVHATEVVSSDKPPILKYEPNHPDANEQGYVAYPNINVMEEMADMISASRSYEANINVMNTTKSMAMKALEIGSGN